From one Humulus lupulus chromosome 8, drHumLupu1.1, whole genome shotgun sequence genomic stretch:
- the LOC133796516 gene encoding uncharacterized protein LOC133796516 produces the protein MGHLKARKEEPRKADSSAPAQVFALTQAKAEASPSIFIGQLLSGGTPYIVLIDSGATHSFVASRIINRQCRPCDYYVVGFGTLLPTGKLVVSRRWVRSLPVIVEGSELSVDFIELVMTDFDMILGMDWLVKHGTTIDCRRKMVTFEPEGEDPFGFFGTMHGPRIPMISILRARDLLQGGCIGFLASVVDTTRAMPVGPEETRLVCEFLDVFPEYLPGLPPHRDIEFVIELAPGTEPVSRAPYRIAPAELKELKVQLQELLDLGFIRPSFSPWGAPALFVKKKDGSLRMCIDYRVLNKLTIKNKYPLPRIDDLFDQLQGKRVFSKIDLRSGYHQLRVK, from the coding sequence ATGGGACATCtcaaagcaagaaaggaagaacccaggaaggcggacagctcggccccagctcaagtgttcgcattgactcaagcaaaagctgaggcttcaccctcaataTTTATAGGTCAACTTTTGAGTGGTGGAAccccttatattgttttgattgattctggtgctacacattcttttgttgctagtagaattattaaTAGAcagtgtagaccatgtgattattatgttgtggggtttgggaccttattacccactgggaagttagtagtatccaggagatgggtcagatctttaccagtgatagtggagggcagtgagttgtcagttgattttatagagttagttatgactgactttgacatgattctgggtatggattggttagtgaagcaTGGGACAActatagattgcagaaggaagatggtaacctttgagcctgaaggtgaagaTCCTTTTGGATtttttggcactatgcatggaccccgtatacctatgatatctattttgagggctagagatctattgcaaggaggttgcataggattcttagccagtgtggtggataccactcgggccatgccagtgggaccagaggagaccagattagtgtgtgagtttctggatgtgtttccagaatatttaccagggttgccaccacacagagatattgaatttgtgatagaactggcaccagggacggagccagtgtctagagcaccttatagaatagccccagcagaattaaaagaattgaaagtacaactACAAGagttgttagatttgggttttatcagacctagtttctcaccttggggtgcaccagctctgtttgtgaagaagaaagatggttctctgaggatgtgtattgattacagagtactgaataagttaacaattaagaacaagtatcctctgccaaggatagatgatctgtttgatcaattgcaaggtaaaagggtattctcaaagatagaccttcgatctggttatcatcagctgagggtcaagtag
- the LOC133796517 gene encoding uncharacterized protein LOC133796517, which produces MAMDVHIPYWSELRIRGLTCSPWSSHQVKNTRAFSVKLKNQNFSTCGGAHSAILGWKKREMGWSETVRNAEKLVEKTMKGNDASHDAAHVWRVRDLALSLAQDEGLSSNPHSMQIVELAALLHDIGDYKYLRDPSEEKIVENFLEAEGIEEEMKSTILGIIKGMGFKEEVSGNGVGELSVEFGVVQDADRLDAIGAIGIARCFTFGGSRNRVLHDPNIQPRLDLSKEQYMKKDEQTTVNHFHEKLLKLKDMMKTKAGRSRAEKRHKFMEDYLKEFYDEWNGKA; this is translated from the exons ATGGCCATGGATGTTCATATTCCTTACTGGTCTGAGTTGAGGATAAGGGGTTTGACTTGTTCTCCATGGAGTAGCCACCAAGTAAAAAACACGAGGGCTTTTTCAGTCAAACTCAAAAACCAGAATTTCAGTACTTGTGGAGGCGCTCACTCTGCCATTTTGGGGTGGAAGAAGAGAGAAATGGGTTGGAGTGAGACAGTCAGAAACGCAGAGAAGTTGGTGGAGAAAACCATGAAAGGGAACGACGCTTCCCACGACGCTGCTCACGTTTGGAGGGTCAGAGATCTCGCTCTCTCTCTCGCCCAAGATGAAGGCCTCTCTTCCAATCCACACTCCATGCAAATT GTTGAGCTCGCTGCCCTTCTCCATGATATAG GTGATTACAAATACTTGAG AGATCCATCTGAGGAGAAAATTGTTGAGAATTTTTTGGAGGCAGAAGGAATAGAGGAGGAGATGAAAAGTACGATCTTGGGGATTATTAAGGGCATGG GTTTCAAAGAGGAGGTTTCAGGGAATGGAGTTGGTGAACTGTCTGTAGAGTTTGGGGTTGTACAAGATGCTGATCGCCTGGATGCAATTGGTGCTATTG GAATTGCTCGGTGCTTTACTTTTGGCGGAAGCAGGAACAGAGTTCTCCATGATCCTAACATCCAGCCACGGTTAGACTTATCCAAGGAACAGTATATGAAAAAAGATGAGCAGACTACTGTAAACCACTTCCATGAGAAGCTTCTTAAGCTTAAGGATATGATGAAAACCAAG